The following are from one region of the Gammaproteobacteria bacterium genome:
- a CDS encoding superoxide dismutase family protein produces MKNPIHQTFRIISLVATLTISSMAIAQPTTQAIDVLTPTQGNTVTGIVTFSKVKDGIKIVADVSGLPQGEHGFHIHEFGDCSAPDAMSAGGHFNPLHMSHAGPEDKLRHEGDLGNLSADASGKAHYERTDKIIMLSGTDAIIGRSVVVHKDVDDFKSQPAGNSGARVACGVIGLAKQ; encoded by the coding sequence ATGAAAAACCCCATTCACCAAACTTTCCGCATCATCTCTTTAGTAGCTACTTTGACCATCAGCAGCATGGCCATAGCTCAGCCTACAACTCAGGCAATAGACGTCTTGACACCTACCCAAGGTAATACCGTTACCGGAATTGTCACTTTTTCCAAAGTAAAAGATGGCATAAAAATCGTTGCTGATGTTTCAGGACTGCCACAAGGTGAACATGGTTTTCATATCCATGAATTCGGGGATTGCAGCGCACCTGATGCGATGTCCGCCGGCGGGCATTTCAATCCTCTGCATATGTCCCATGCCGGTCCCGAAGACAAACTCCGCCACGAAGGTGACCTTGGTAACCTCTCTGCAGATGCTTCAGGAAAAGCTCACTACGAGCGTACCGACAAAATCATCATGTTAAGCGGTACTGACGCTATTATCGGACGCAGTGTCGTCGTCCACAAAGATGTAGATGATTTTAAATCTCAACCGGCAGGTAATTCCGGCGCGCGTGTCGCTTGTGGGGTGATTGGTCTGGCGAAGCAGTAG
- a CDS encoding peptidoglycan DD-metalloendopeptidase family protein has product MAIAALLLCINTHALATDNAKNLLQLQTQIQNLKRDLTTQQSSREQLLQSLAQAETNLGQLNSAHKKNTIALHKQKMLLSSLQQQQLQYRKSLVQQQQHIAQQIRAAYLLSQQNYLKMLLNQEDITLVNRNLTYYHYFIQQRLNLINQLNTTLNQLSINQQAIIQHTADLSTLLAEQQQQILQIKSNQQQRKEILQQLNAVLTSKYQQLNVLQANKQALETVVQKLQSQPTTSNVAFTHYQSFSQAQGKLNWPTKGKIISHFNSPIDNSELKTNGVIIAAKEGQNVYAIAPGKVIFSEWLAGYGLLLIVDHGHNFMTLYGRNASLNKAVGDHVTAGELLATVGKSGGYSQPALYFEIRKQGKPLNPEKWCGG; this is encoded by the coding sequence ATGGCAATAGCTGCTCTGCTTTTATGCATAAATACCCATGCCCTTGCCACCGATAACGCCAAAAACCTATTACAACTCCAAACACAAATTCAAAATCTAAAACGGGATTTAACTACTCAACAATCCTCTCGTGAACAATTACTACAATCCCTAGCACAAGCTGAAACCAATCTAGGACAACTTAATAGCGCTCATAAAAAAAACACGATTGCACTCCACAAACAAAAAATGCTCTTATCCTCACTACAGCAACAACAACTGCAATATCGGAAATCTCTGGTGCAACAGCAACAACATATTGCCCAGCAAATTCGTGCTGCTTATCTTTTAAGCCAGCAGAATTATCTAAAAATGCTGTTGAATCAAGAAGACATAACGTTAGTAAACAGAAATCTAACTTACTATCATTATTTCATTCAGCAACGACTTAATCTAATTAATCAGCTCAATACCACCTTGAACCAACTCTCAATCAATCAACAAGCAATTATTCAACATACCGCGGACTTATCTACATTGCTCGCAGAGCAGCAACAGCAAATCCTGCAAATAAAATCCAACCAGCAACAGCGTAAAGAAATTTTACAACAATTAAACGCTGTCCTTACCTCGAAATATCAACAATTAAATGTCTTGCAGGCGAACAAACAAGCTTTAGAAACCGTAGTCCAAAAATTACAATCACAGCCCACCACTTCTAACGTTGCTTTTACCCATTATCAATCTTTCTCCCAAGCGCAAGGCAAATTAAACTGGCCAACAAAAGGCAAAATCATTTCCCACTTCAACTCACCCATCGATAACAGTGAGTTAAAAACCAATGGTGTTATTATCGCGGCAAAGGAGGGCCAAAATGTCTACGCCATCGCCCCTGGAAAAGTCATTTTTTCCGAGTGGCTGGCGGGTTATGGTTTATTATTAATCGTAGATCACGGCCATAATTTTATGACTCTCTATGGACGCAATGCGAGTTTGAATAAAGCCGTTGGAGATCATGTCACTGCAGGTGAGTTGCTGGCGACAGTTGGTAAATCCGGTGGTTATTCACAACCTGCTTTATATTTTGAAATCCGTAAGCAAGGTAAGCCGCTGAATCCTGAGAAATGGTGTGGCGGCTAA
- a CDS encoding RNA-binding domain-containing protein, whose protein sequence is MGINKIINPLEIIARLNWEEGEHLEFKSAKGGIPKSLWETYSAMANTQGGIILLGVEDDGAVSGVLEPAKIKKNFWDVINNRGKVSANLLTNADVVELSCASVQILAIRVPQASRYQRPIYLNQNPLTGTYRRTHEGDYHCTEQEVSRMLSDRAEEPADSRILDNFKFDDLDITSLQQYRQRLASHKPIHPWLSEDDKGLLTKLNGWRRDRKTEREGLTLAGLLMFGQDGAIRDAVPNYHVDYREKLLNDPAIRWTDRLTIDGTWHANLFQFYLRVIQRLAADIKLPFHLDEALFRAGETEVHAAIRETLVNALIHADYYGTGGIIIEKFPDHFVFSNPGTLLISLEQLLRGNVSECRNKSLQTMFMMIGAAEKAGSGVDKIMKSWSSQHWRSPLVRQLFRPDRVEWQLLMISLIPIESLERLKSRFGDKYQNFNQAEVQVLATADIENSVDNARMRQITGHHAADITRVLQGLVANGALIQEGQTRGSRYRLPMEQDVVPILVSTSDNLLDSVHKPLDSVHKPLDSVHKPLDSIHKPLDSVHSKANKSEADGRLQAIAASARQKRRLVRTEMETVIYELCQNRWLSRKDLADLLGRHSDGLRARFLSPMVEHGLLKLRYPDKPNRVDQAYTSITQMRTELCEDDMSKC, encoded by the coding sequence ATGGGAATAAACAAAATAATTAATCCATTGGAAATTATAGCTCGCTTGAATTGGGAGGAAGGTGAGCATCTAGAATTTAAATCCGCGAAAGGAGGAATACCTAAAAGTTTATGGGAAACTTATAGCGCAATGGCGAATACTCAAGGGGGTATTATTTTATTAGGAGTTGAAGATGATGGGGCAGTCAGTGGCGTTCTTGAGCCGGCTAAAATTAAAAAAAATTTCTGGGATGTTATAAATAATCGTGGCAAAGTCAGCGCTAATTTGCTCACTAATGCAGATGTTGTTGAATTGTCATGTGCTTCAGTCCAGATTCTTGCAATTAGGGTGCCACAAGCCAGTCGCTATCAGCGACCTATTTACCTTAATCAAAATCCTTTGACAGGCACTTATCGCCGAACGCATGAAGGAGATTACCATTGTACTGAACAAGAAGTGAGTCGAATGCTTTCAGATCGGGCTGAAGAGCCAGCGGATAGTCGAATATTAGACAACTTTAAGTTTGATGATTTGGATATAACAAGTTTACAGCAATATCGCCAGCGTTTGGCTTCTCACAAACCAATTCATCCCTGGTTAAGTGAGGATGACAAAGGATTATTAACTAAGCTAAATGGTTGGCGGCGCGATCGTAAAACAGAACGAGAAGGATTAACATTGGCGGGACTTCTCATGTTTGGACAAGATGGTGCAATTCGTGATGCGGTTCCTAATTATCATGTAGATTACAGAGAAAAACTTTTAAATGACCCAGCTATTCGTTGGACAGATCGTTTGACCATAGATGGAACTTGGCATGCGAACTTATTTCAATTTTATTTACGAGTGATTCAGCGATTAGCTGCTGATATAAAGTTACCATTTCATTTAGATGAGGCACTGTTCCGCGCTGGAGAGACTGAAGTTCATGCAGCAATACGTGAAACTTTAGTTAATGCATTAATTCATGCTGATTATTATGGAACGGGTGGAATTATTATTGAAAAATTTCCAGACCACTTTGTTTTTTCAAATCCAGGCACCCTTTTAATTTCTCTTGAACAACTTTTGCGTGGAAATGTCAGTGAATGCAGAAATAAGTCCCTGCAGACTATGTTCATGATGATAGGGGCTGCTGAAAAAGCCGGTTCTGGGGTAGATAAAATAATGAAAAGTTGGTCTTCTCAACATTGGCGGTCACCTCTAGTTCGCCAACTGTTCCGGCCAGATCGGGTGGAGTGGCAATTATTAATGATTAGCTTAATCCCTATTGAATCTCTAGAACGCTTAAAGTCACGTTTTGGTGATAAATATCAGAATTTTAATCAAGCCGAGGTGCAAGTGCTGGCAACTGCTGATATTGAGAATTCCGTTGATAATGCGCGTATGCGCCAAATTACCGGGCATCATGCTGCTGATATCACTCGTGTGCTACAGGGCTTAGTAGCTAATGGTGCTCTCATACAAGAGGGTCAAACTCGTGGAAGCAGGTATCGGCTGCCAATGGAACAGGACGTTGTACCTATCTTAGTGAGTACTTCAGATAATCTGCTTGACTCCGTACATAAGCCCCTTGACTCCGTACATAAGCCCCTTGACTCCGTACATAAGCCCCTTGACTCCATACATAAGCCCCTTGACTCCGTACATAGTAAAGCAAATAAGAGTGAGGCTGATGGTCGGTTACAAGCCATTGCGGCTTCTGCTAGGCAGAAACGGCGCTTGGTACGCACTGAAATGGAGACTGTTATATATGAGCTTTGCCAGAATCGCTGGCTGTCGAGAAAGGATTTGGCGGATTTATTAGGTCGTCATTCAGATGGGCTGCGCGCACGTTTCCTATCTCCCATGGTAGAGCATGGTTTGTTGAAATTACGTTATCCAGATAAACCGAATCGAGTTGACCAGGCTTATACCTCAATCACACAGATGAGGACGGAATTGTGCGAGGATGATATGAGTAAATGTTGA
- a CDS encoding SEL1-like repeat protein, protein MDKKDTRETINQSFGLIQTSLSTSITESKDKKFSPSPTILPTPAAPSIKELQQFISSTKDRNIGKPYELWLEKNAETPRLRILSISNTLALIQQDTGYFGKLPKTQLANYVADLLQLLEKTVAPLSTYSPIDEQTIRIILSSLDCLTNLPSTTTLAITRTSACLLTNLCRIADNFQLSDCLSNTSINALLKLLEKSIFTDNAGTFQQILSKLKYLIEISAIQDDDLLDFKSIFFILRQTLQATNEPQILSEVVFVAKTLIHYKPASIDTDFKLFRPAIHNLLETCKQPTKSKGDSKNNLSEDNKAKAIGKILLNLGAINKGQLLYAQLTEEDFQVFDELLEQLFLVTQKKNLDRESSWHIVHALLGAVWLGQPKLGKDSKDISKKLADQVETYISAEKNQAVFSYREFLKLTNQLIYHHYARREKPSSWPLVLQTAIKKQRPLIKNMTVLMQGVRDRLADIKKSPKKYQKFTVSFIDPEFGFGPFFVDIFLKVITPHQHKNLRLSIEDNGSTHEGIIAAGKDFLRTCLIKLNDDADEIVDIDTWQHSFSIDDVMDKIEQTVSKYDKADIISLTEKNEKRQRLCHLIVPYLSQAKELEVLDSFTTSPIPILNSTSGASTASSSASSVSSSQTSLASEAAISKKETPKQPNKDKIYKSKTKPPREKKSKKKKIVTDQPRTATSVEPTVPPSPEDKKRTFQTIKDYSLGVINFRKPDPKISDLNPKQALQLYLKSHRSLQRIFNLARQDDPAAQKTLGDLYTHGLVNLKPDKKAAAAWYRLAAEQEYPPAQYNLAICYYHGYGVEQDRKEAFTWCKEAAENNFSQAQFDLGLFYQQGEGASKNDKEAIAWLTKAAEQNNPDAQFELGNHYFFKQGVEQNLPLALELYRKAAAQGLPLAEFYLGFCYYYGKGVNKNFETAIIHLQKSVEQGCSLGFDLLGLCYREKKDFNTAFKFFKQGAAQNNAWSQLYLAGCYEEAQGTDQDLNAAFYWNNEAAKLGLIEAQYKVGVFYLHGIGTPKDEKTGFNCLKKLADQHCPEAECEIALCYRDGKGTQVDISLAFDYLKRAAEKNFPKAQSNLATCYMWGLGTPINEKLAFTNFQKAAKGGILEAQIGLAICYFNGEGVGTNRLLAAESLTKGIARPSTLSKTMGQQLKTQILTQLETKAKSNPIIQYELGMLYERGWLVEKDTSIAISWYQKAAGQNHSEARKRCAVLTQLSTPKDKTLPRLARDTPIHNRPKAPDKKDLFTDLLQAAQQGNANAQCELACCYYKGENTKIDLLKALEWFHQAIQHPSEIRPNLQQKSEIYIGEILSRINQGVHEDDRESLYICGITQEKGWFTQKDESFALELYQAAAEKGHKEAEKCLNNLIGKTSATIGK, encoded by the coding sequence GTGGATAAAAAAGACACCAGAGAAACAATCAACCAAAGTTTCGGGTTGATTCAAACCAGTTTATCAACATCAATAACTGAATCAAAAGATAAAAAATTTTCACCGTCACCCACTATCTTACCCACCCCTGCTGCACCTTCAATAAAAGAATTACAACAATTCATATCCTCGACTAAAGATCGCAATATAGGCAAACCTTATGAACTCTGGTTGGAAAAAAATGCTGAAACTCCTAGACTAAGAATACTCAGCATTAGCAATACACTGGCATTAATCCAGCAAGATACCGGATATTTTGGAAAACTGCCCAAAACACAACTAGCAAACTATGTAGCAGATCTCCTACAATTACTTGAAAAAACTGTCGCCCCTTTATCTACATACTCCCCAATCGATGAACAAACCATACGCATTATCCTATCTAGTTTAGACTGTTTAACCAACCTTCCTTCTACAACAACGCTAGCTATCACAAGAACATCTGCTTGCTTACTAACGAATTTGTGTCGCATCGCTGATAACTTTCAACTCTCCGATTGCTTGTCGAATACAAGCATCAATGCTCTATTAAAACTACTGGAAAAATCAATATTCACTGATAACGCCGGAACTTTTCAACAGATACTCAGCAAACTAAAATACTTAATAGAAATTTCAGCAATTCAAGATGATGACTTATTGGATTTTAAATCAATATTTTTTATCCTGCGGCAAACCCTACAGGCCACTAATGAGCCACAAATATTATCAGAAGTTGTGTTCGTGGCAAAAACACTTATCCATTATAAACCTGCTAGTATCGACACTGATTTTAAGTTATTCCGTCCCGCAATACACAACTTATTAGAAACCTGTAAACAACCCACAAAATCTAAAGGTGATAGCAAAAACAATTTATCTGAAGACAATAAAGCTAAAGCGATTGGCAAAATTTTGTTGAATTTAGGCGCAATTAATAAAGGGCAACTATTATATGCGCAGCTAACAGAGGAAGATTTTCAAGTATTTGACGAGTTGCTTGAACAGTTATTTCTAGTAACCCAAAAGAAAAATCTTGATAGAGAATCAAGCTGGCATATCGTCCATGCTTTATTAGGTGCCGTGTGGCTAGGACAGCCGAAGTTAGGCAAAGACAGTAAGGATATATCCAAAAAATTAGCAGACCAGGTAGAAACTTATATTAGTGCTGAAAAAAACCAGGCTGTTTTTTCGTATCGTGAGTTTTTAAAATTAACTAATCAATTGATTTATCACCACTATGCTAGAAGAGAAAAACCGTCATCTTGGCCGCTTGTGCTACAAACAGCTATAAAAAAACAACGTCCTTTAATAAAAAATATGACTGTTTTAATGCAAGGGGTTAGAGACAGGTTAGCTGACATCAAAAAATCTCCGAAGAAATACCAGAAATTTACCGTTTCATTCATAGATCCTGAATTTGGATTTGGACCATTTTTTGTTGATATTTTTTTAAAAGTAATTACGCCACATCAGCATAAAAATTTACGCTTATCCATTGAAGATAATGGCAGCACGCATGAAGGTATTATTGCAGCAGGCAAAGATTTTCTACGCACTTGTTTAATTAAATTAAATGATGATGCTGATGAAATAGTCGATATTGACACTTGGCAACACAGCTTTAGTATTGATGATGTTATGGACAAAATAGAACAGACAGTTTCTAAATATGATAAAGCCGATATAATTTCATTGACTGAGAAAAATGAAAAGCGACAAAGATTATGCCATCTTATTGTTCCGTATTTATCACAAGCTAAAGAGCTTGAAGTATTGGACAGCTTTACTACTTCACCAATACCTATTTTAAACTCTACCTCTGGAGCATCAACTGCCTCATCATCTGCCTCTTCAGTATCGTCTTCGCAGACATCCCTAGCTTCCGAAGCAGCTATATCTAAAAAAGAAACTCCCAAACAACCAAACAAAGATAAAATTTATAAAAGCAAAACAAAACCACCTCGTGAGAAAAAGTCTAAAAAGAAAAAAATTGTTACCGATCAACCTCGCACCGCTACTAGCGTAGAACCCACAGTTCCCCCCTCACCAGAAGATAAAAAGCGAACATTTCAAACGATTAAAGACTACTCTCTGGGTGTTATTAATTTCCGCAAACCAGATCCAAAAATTAGCGATCTAAACCCTAAACAGGCATTACAACTTTATCTTAAATCTCACCGAAGTTTACAGCGAATATTTAATTTAGCACGCCAAGATGATCCTGCAGCACAAAAAACGTTAGGGGATTTATATACACATGGATTAGTTAATTTAAAACCAGATAAAAAAGCAGCAGCTGCGTGGTATAGATTGGCAGCAGAACAAGAATATCCTCCAGCACAGTATAATTTAGCAATATGCTACTATCATGGTTATGGCGTAGAACAAGACCGGAAAGAAGCATTTACCTGGTGTAAAGAAGCTGCAGAAAACAATTTTTCTCAAGCCCAATTCGACTTAGGATTATTTTATCAACAAGGAGAAGGTGCTTCTAAAAATGATAAAGAGGCCATTGCCTGGCTGACTAAAGCTGCAGAACAAAATAATCCCGATGCGCAATTTGAATTAGGAAACCATTATTTTTTTAAGCAGGGAGTTGAACAAAATCTTCCGCTAGCGCTGGAACTTTATCGAAAAGCCGCGGCACAAGGTCTTCCACTCGCTGAATTTTATTTAGGGTTTTGTTATTATTACGGGAAAGGGGTTAATAAAAATTTCGAAACTGCTATCATTCATCTTCAAAAATCCGTAGAGCAAGGTTGTTCACTTGGATTTGATCTTTTGGGACTTTGTTATCGAGAAAAAAAGGATTTTAACACCGCATTTAAATTCTTTAAACAAGGCGCTGCTCAAAATAATGCCTGGTCACAATTGTATTTGGCTGGGTGTTATGAAGAAGCTCAAGGTACCGATCAAGATCTTAATGCTGCATTTTATTGGAATAATGAAGCAGCAAAGCTCGGTTTAATAGAGGCACAGTACAAGGTGGGTGTTTTTTATTTGCATGGAATTGGTACACCAAAAGATGAAAAAACCGGTTTTAACTGCTTAAAAAAACTGGCCGATCAACATTGCCCTGAGGCCGAATGCGAAATAGCACTTTGTTATCGTGACGGGAAAGGCACTCAAGTAGATATTTCCTTAGCATTCGACTATTTAAAGCGCGCTGCTGAAAAAAATTTCCCTAAGGCACAATCTAATTTAGCAACTTGTTATATGTGGGGACTAGGTACCCCAATAAACGAAAAGCTCGCATTTACTAATTTTCAAAAAGCTGCAAAAGGAGGAATACTCGAAGCACAAATTGGTTTAGCCATCTGCTATTTTAATGGAGAAGGCGTTGGAACAAATCGATTGCTTGCAGCTGAATCGCTTACGAAAGGGATAGCAAGACCTTCAACATTGTCAAAAACTATGGGACAACAGTTAAAAACCCAAATATTGACCCAACTGGAAACTAAAGCCAAATCAAATCCAATAATACAATACGAGCTAGGCATGCTATATGAGCGAGGTTGGTTAGTTGAAAAAGACACCTCCATAGCGATTTCTTGGTATCAAAAAGCAGCAGGGCAGAATCATTCAGAAGCAAGAAAACGCTGCGCTGTCCTAACTCAGCTTTCTACACCGAAAGATAAAACATTACCACGCCTAGCCAGAGATACACCTATTCATAACAGACCCAAAGCACCCGATAAAAAAGATTTATTTACTGATTTACTTCAAGCTGCACAGCAAGGTAATGCAAATGCACAGTGTGAGTTGGCGTGTTGTTATTATAAAGGAGAAAACACCAAGATAGATTTATTAAAAGCTCTTGAGTGGTTTCACCAGGCAATTCAACACCCCAGTGAAATACGCCCTAACTTACAACAGAAAAGTGAAATCTATATCGGGGAAATACTATCAAGGATAAATCAGGGAGTACATGAGGACGACCGCGAATCACTCTATATATGCGGCATAACACAAGAAAAGGGTTGGTTCACTCAAAAAGATGAATCATTCGCTTTAGAACTGTATCAAGCCGCAGCAGAAAAAGGACATAAGGAGGCTGAAAAGTGTTTAAACAATTTAATTGGGAAAACATCAGCTACTATAGGAAAATAA
- a CDS encoding UbiH/UbiF/VisC/COQ6 family ubiquinone biosynthesis hydroxylase, with amino-acid sequence MPTQNSDFDVIIVGGGIVGLALAGLLAKTNLKIAVIDQQGAPSEHFQLPQPYDKRVSALNHASQAVFSSLDLWNTINALRAASYQEMQVWDANSPAKIHFSCTELGQPYLGHIVEHSVMRSSLWQYLKHQPQVQLFPKAQTASLFESNDQVAIRLENGDYLSAPLLVGADGADSWVAQQAKLSVKSKPYQQSAIVTTVHLQQTHQNTAWQRFLKQGVLAFLPLADPHWVSIVWSTATTHANHLQQLDDTAFNKALTQAIEYQFGDVQVLDKRQVFLLTQKHAERYIKPRIVLCGDAAHTLHPLAGQGINLGLADARCLTETLKTALQLQRDIGGISTLRRYERARKSENALMMTAMAGFKQLFGNQQEVLRHLRSLGFAFTQKLPLIKNYLMRYAMGLD; translated from the coding sequence ATGCCAACCCAAAATTCCGATTTTGATGTCATTATTGTTGGCGGCGGTATTGTCGGATTAGCATTAGCCGGACTTTTGGCAAAAACCAACCTAAAAATAGCCGTTATTGACCAGCAAGGCGCACCATCTGAGCATTTCCAATTACCACAGCCTTATGATAAACGAGTGAGTGCACTGAATCACGCCTCACAAGCCGTTTTTAGTTCTCTAGATTTGTGGAACACCATCAACGCATTACGCGCTGCCAGTTACCAAGAAATGCAAGTATGGGACGCCAACAGCCCAGCAAAAATCCATTTCAGCTGCACTGAACTCGGTCAGCCCTATTTAGGTCATATCGTCGAACACAGCGTCATGCGAAGTAGCTTATGGCAATATCTAAAGCATCAACCACAAGTACAATTATTTCCCAAAGCGCAGACTGCCAGTTTATTTGAGAGCAACGATCAAGTAGCCATCAGATTGGAAAATGGTGATTATTTGAGTGCACCGCTTTTGGTTGGAGCAGATGGTGCAGACTCTTGGGTAGCACAACAAGCAAAATTATCGGTAAAGAGTAAACCCTATCAACAAAGCGCCATTGTCACCACAGTACATCTTCAGCAGACGCACCAAAATACTGCTTGGCAACGTTTTTTAAAGCAGGGTGTCTTAGCATTTTTACCGCTTGCCGATCCACATTGGGTTTCTATTGTCTGGTCTACCGCCACAACGCATGCTAATCATTTGCAGCAACTCGATGATACCGCATTTAATAAAGCCTTGACGCAGGCCATAGAATATCAGTTCGGCGATGTGCAAGTGTTGGATAAACGTCAAGTATTTCTTTTAACGCAAAAACACGCCGAGCGCTATATAAAACCCCGCATCGTACTGTGCGGTGATGCGGCACACACCTTGCATCCTTTAGCAGGCCAGGGCATAAACCTAGGTCTTGCTGATGCACGTTGTTTGACGGAAACACTTAAAACTGCATTACAATTGCAGCGTGATATCGGTGGTATCAGCACCTTGCGGCGCTATGAGCGCGCACGCAAAAGTGAAAACGCTTTAATGATGACTGCGATGGCTGGATTCAAGCAATTGTTTGGTAACCAACAAGAAGTCTTACGTCATCTGCGCAGCCTGGGTTTTGCTTTCACGCAAAAGCTACCTTTAATAAAAAATTATTTGATGCGTTATGCAATGGGATTGGATTAA
- the gpmI gene encoding 2,3-bisphosphoglycerate-independent phosphoglycerate mutase, producing the protein MTNLSPHAPLVLIVLDGWGYREDPQFNAIHAAHAPFWQHLWQDYPHTLAVASGLAVGLPKGQMGNSEVGHLHMGAGRLVPQDLTRIDLAIESGEFFENPVLTRTIDQLLKSGRSLHIMGLLSPGGVHSHEKHIMAMIKLAAQRGLKSIYLHAFLDGRDTPPQSAQASLIAINETFKQVGIGSIKSLIGRYYAMDRDQRWERTERAYDLLTQGRTDFHASSALEGLAEAYARGENDEFVQPTAIHAPGQEPVILQDGDAVVFMNFRADRARQLTRALTDNQFTGFQRKVRPILATFVTLTEYASDINAEVAFAPTSLKNFLGEYVSKLGYRQLRIAETEKYAHVTFFFNGGEEKPYPGEDRELIPSPKVATYDLQPEMSADALTERLITAIESREYSLIVCNFANPDMVGHTGDFNATIKAIETIDHCLKRIITALLAVSGEAVITADHGNAECMYDPATAQPHTAHTTNLVPVIYIGRHAIPTTHEGVLSDIAPTLLNLMGLEKPQEMTGKPLFQVVD; encoded by the coding sequence ATGACCAACTTGTCTCCTCATGCACCTTTAGTTTTAATCGTACTGGACGGCTGGGGCTATCGCGAAGATCCACAATTCAATGCCATCCACGCCGCCCATGCACCGTTCTGGCAGCATCTATGGCAAGATTATCCACACACTTTAGCCGTAGCCTCGGGATTAGCAGTGGGATTACCCAAAGGACAAATGGGCAATTCAGAAGTAGGTCATCTGCATATGGGCGCAGGACGTCTAGTACCACAGGATCTGACCCGCATTGATCTGGCTATTGAATCAGGAGAATTTTTTGAAAATCCAGTGCTGACTCGCACCATAGATCAACTGCTTAAATCCGGGCGCAGCTTGCATATCATGGGCTTACTCTCTCCAGGCGGCGTACATAGCCATGAAAAACATATCATGGCTATGATTAAACTCGCCGCACAGCGTGGATTAAAGTCCATTTATTTACACGCCTTCCTCGACGGCCGCGATACCCCGCCACAATCAGCACAAGCTTCTTTAATCGCCATCAACGAGACATTTAAGCAAGTAGGTATCGGCAGCATTAAAAGCCTGATTGGCCGCTATTATGCTATGGACAGGGATCAGCGCTGGGAGCGTACCGAACGCGCTTACGATTTATTAACCCAAGGCCGTACAGATTTTCATGCTTCCTCAGCGCTTGAAGGTTTAGCTGAGGCTTATGCACGCGGTGAAAATGATGAGTTCGTACAGCCAACTGCCATACACGCTCCCGGTCAAGAGCCGGTGATTCTACAAGACGGTGATGCCGTCGTGTTCATGAATTTCCGCGCTGACCGCGCCCGACAATTAACACGTGCCTTAACTGATAATCAATTTACGGGTTTTCAACGCAAAGTCCGACCGATACTAGCTACTTTTGTGACCTTAACTGAATACGCAAGTGATATAAACGCTGAAGTCGCCTTTGCGCCGACTTCATTAAAAAATTTCTTAGGGGAGTATGTTTCTAAGCTCGGTTACCGACAATTGCGTATCGCCGAAACTGAAAAATACGCACATGTGACTTTTTTCTTTAATGGTGGAGAAGAAAAACCTTACCCCGGAGAAGATCGCGAGCTCATTCCTTCCCCAAAAGTAGCCACTTATGACTTACAGCCAGAAATGAGCGCCGATGCACTGACTGAACGCTTGATTACTGCCATAGAAAGTCGTGAATATTCTCTGATTGTTTGCAATTTCGCCAATCCTGATATGGTCGGCCATACTGGTGATTTTAATGCAACAATTAAAGCGATAGAAACGATCGATCATTGTTTGAAACGTATTATTACTGCACTTTTGGCTGTCAGTGGTGAAGCCGTAATAACCGCAGATCATGGCAATGCTGAATGCATGTATGATCCTGCTACAGCTCAGCCCCATACCGCCCATACCACCAACTTAGTTCCAGTCATTTATATTGGCCGCCACGCTATTCCTACCACCCATGAAGGCGTGTTATCTGATATCGCACCCACGTTGCTAAATTTGATGGGACTGGAAAAACCGCAGGAAATGACGGGTAAGCCATTGTTTCAAGTAGTCGATTGA